One genomic region from Bubalus kerabau isolate K-KA32 ecotype Philippines breed swamp buffalo chromosome 7, PCC_UOA_SB_1v2, whole genome shotgun sequence encodes:
- the DCK gene encoding deoxycytidine kinase isoform X1: MATPPKRSCPSPAASSEGTRIKKISIEGNIAAGKSTFVNILKQVCEDWEVVPEPVARWCNVQSTQDEFEELTTSQKSGGNVLQMMYEKPERWSFTFQSYACLSRIRAQLAALNGKLKDAEKPVLFFERSVYSDRYIFASNLYESDCMNETEWTIYQDWHDWMNNQFGQSLELDGIIYLRATPEKCLNRIYLRGRNEEQGIPLEYLEKLHYKHESWLLHRTLKTNFDYLQEVPILTLDVNEDFKDKHDSLIEKVKDFLSTL, translated from the exons ATGGCCACTCCACCCAAGAGGAGCTGCCCGTCTCCCGCAGCCAGCTCTGAGGGGACCCGCATCAAGAAAATTTCCATCGAAGGGAACATCG CTGCTGGGAAGTCAACATTTGTGAATATCCTTAAACAAGTCTGTGAGGACTGGGAAGTGGTGCCTGAACCTGTTGCCCGGTGGTGCAATGTTCAGAGTACTCAGGATGAATTTGAG GAACTGACAACATCTCAGAAAAGTGGCGGGAATGTTCTTCAGATGATGTATGAGAAACCTGAACGATGGTCTTTTACCTTCCAGTCATATGCCTGCCTCAGTCGAATACGAGCTCAGCTTGCCGCTCTCAATGGGAAACtcaaagatgcagagaaaccagTATTATTTTTTGAACGATCTGTGTATAGTGACAG GTATATTTTTGCATCTAATTTGTATGAATCTGACTGCATGAATGAAACAGAGTGGACCATTTATCAAGACTGGCATGACTGGATGAATAACCAGTTTGGCCAAAGCCTTGAACTGGATGGAATCATTTATCTTAGAGCCACTCCAGAG aaatgcttgaatagaatatatttaaggggaagaaatgaagaacaaggCATTCCTCTTGAATACTTGGAGAAACTTCACTATAAGCATGAAAGCTGGCTCCTGCATAGAACACTAAA AACCAACTTTGATTATCTACAAGAAGTGCCTATCTTAACACTGGATGTTAATGAAGACTTTAAAGACAAACATGACAGCCTAATTGAAAAG gTAAAAGACTTTTTGAGCACTTTGTGA